GCTGGGGATGCTGATCCCGCTGTGGAGTTTTTTTATAATCAAAGCGTTTAGCCGTCTTTCATCGGCAGACGCTGCGGCTATTGCTGCTCATTATGGTTCAGTGAGTGCCGTGACGTTTATTGCGGCGACTAATTATCTCAAGCTGGTGCAAGTATCGTATGAACCATACGCGAGTGCATTTCTGGCTGTGATGGAATCTCCTGCGATTGTGATCAGTATAGTCTTAGCTCGCCTTTCTAGTGGCTGGAGAGCAGGGACTTTAGGGAACGCCTTAAAACCGGCTTTGCGAGAGGCACTTTTTGGTAAAAGTATTTTTTTATTGCTCGGATCGCTTTTTATCGGCTGGGCAGCAGGGGAACGAGGCGGGGAGATGACGCATGCCTTTTTTGTTGCGCCATTCATAGGTATCCTTTGTCTTTTTCTTCTTGAGATGGGGATTGTCGCGGGGCGACGAATTAACGCGCTTCCTAAGTTGGGTGTGTTTTTAATTTTATTTGGCACGTTAATGCCGCTTTTCAACGGTGTGGTCGGGGTCTGCCTTGG
The window above is part of the Candidatus Methylacidiphilales bacterium genome. Proteins encoded here:
- a CDS encoding sodium-dependent bicarbonate transport family permease, whose amino-acid sequence is MELIILNLTSPPILFFGLGLLASILRSDLKLPEALYATLTIYLLCAIGFKGGVALSQVGLEKVWLPTLSAVALGMLIPLWSFFIIKAFSRLSSADAAAIAAHYGSVSAVTFIAATNYLKLVQVSYEPYASAFLAVMESPAIVISIVLARLSSGWRAGTLGNALKPALREALFGKSIFLLLGSLFIGWAAGERGGEMTHAFFVAPFIGILCLFLLEMGIVAGRRINALPKLGVFLILFGTLMPLFNGVVGVCLGKWSGLSLGGATLLGVLSASASYIAAPAAVRISIPEANPTYYLTASLGITFPFNLSVGTPLYFLFASWLYAA